In a single window of the Cydia strobilella chromosome 13, ilCydStro3.1, whole genome shotgun sequence genome:
- the LOC134746588 gene encoding clavesin-2-like, with amino-acid sequence MNEYVEYDWRLHQVQNELLCDVSRKRLTDGDKQRALDGLKEAVDSSLNLALRDKSRCQDDAFLRRFLYARKHDVQQSFELLVRYHQYRREHPELWAPADGGVLRALADGLPGVLAQRDRRGRAVLLMFASNWTPQACPLMAVYRALLLTLERTLQDVQNQTNGYVIIVDWTEFTFKQSCSLQAKVMKLMIDCLQDCMPVRFKSIHFIGQPWYVETALAVIKPYLRAKTRERIVLHGNNLSTLHDALPLDILPAELGGEGPSYNSERWLNEFYRAESKDNPDAPPVPLSIKTAAPPEDDPPSAKLDKAYKQKDNPKSLNGNEKSAKSELLRDKD; translated from the coding sequence ATGAACGAGTACGTCGAGTACGACTGGAGGCTCCACCAGGTGCAAAACGAGCTGCTGTGTGACGTGTCCCGCAAGCGGCTCACCGATGGTGACAAACAGCGGGCCCTCGACGGCCTGAAAGAAGCCGTAGATTCAAGTCTCAACTTAGCCCTACGTGACAAGAGCCGCTGCCAGGACGACGCCTTCCTGCGCCGGTTTCTGTACGCGCGGAAACACGATGTGCAACAAAGTTTCGAGTTGCTTGTGCGGTATCACCAATACAGACGCGAGCACCCCGAGCTGTGGGCGCCGGCGGACGGCGGCGTGTTGCGTGCCCTCGCCGACGGGCTGCCCGGCGTGCTGGCCCAGCGCGACCGGCGCGGCCGCGCCGTGCTTCTCATGTTCGCCTCCAACTGGACCCCGCAAGCCTGCCCTCTCATGGCCGTCTACCGAGCGCTCCTCCTCACCCTCGAACGTACCCTTCAAGACGTGCAAAATCAAACCAACGGATACGTAATAATTGTGGATTGGACCGAATTTACGTTTAAGCAATCGTGTAGTTTACAAGCCAAAGTGATGAAACTTATGATCGACTGTCTTCAAGATTGTATGCCAGTGAGGTTCAAGAGCATACATTTCATCGGTCAACCTTGGTACGTTGAGACGGCGCTCGCTGTCATAAAACCCTATCTGAGGGCGAAAACGCGCGAGCGCATCGTGTTACACGGCAATAATTTATCGACGTTGCACGACGCACTGCCGCTCGACATACTGCCCGCTGAGCTGGGCGGAGAAGGACCCTCGTACAACTCCGAGCGATGGCTGAACGAGTTTTATCGTGCCGAAAGTAAAGACAACCCCGACGCGCCACCTGTTCCCCTGTCGATAAAGACTGCAGCACCTCCTGAGGACGACCCACCCTCTGCGAAACTCGACAAAGCGTATAAGCAAAAGGACAATCCAAAATCACTTAATGGCAATGAAAAAAGTGCTAAGTCAGAATTGTTGCGTGATAAGGACTGA